In Leuconostoc kimchii IMSNU 11154, one genomic interval encodes:
- a CDS encoding (S)-acetoin forming diacetyl reductase produces the protein MSKVALVTGAGQGIGEAIAHRLANDGFKLALVGRHVEKVQRVADNIKAQGGEAIAIKADVAKRDEVFAAVAATQSEFGDLNVIVNNAGVAPTTPIMDVTEDDMNWTWGINVNGVVWGTQAATEAFKALGHGGKIINATSQAGVEGNPNLTVYGSTKFAIRGITQTTAKELAQFGITVNAFAPGIVKTPMMWDIAHEVGQNAGKDDDWGMAQFSDGIALDRLSEPEEIASVVGFLASDDSNYVTGQTIIVDGGMVFR, from the coding sequence ATGAGTAAAGTAGCATTAGTAACTGGTGCAGGACAAGGAATTGGTGAGGCGATTGCGCATCGTCTAGCAAATGACGGATTTAAGCTTGCGTTGGTAGGGCGTCATGTTGAAAAAGTACAGAGAGTGGCTGATAATATTAAAGCTCAAGGTGGTGAAGCGATTGCCATTAAAGCAGATGTTGCGAAGCGTGATGAAGTCTTTGCAGCAGTAGCAGCAACGCAATCAGAATTTGGTGATTTGAATGTCATTGTGAACAACGCTGGTGTTGCACCAACGACACCAATCATGGATGTTACAGAAGATGACATGAATTGGACATGGGGCATTAATGTCAATGGTGTTGTTTGGGGGACTCAGGCAGCTACTGAAGCATTTAAAGCTTTGGGACATGGTGGCAAGATTATTAATGCCACGTCACAAGCAGGTGTTGAAGGCAACCCTAATTTAACTGTTTATGGTTCAACAAAGTTTGCTATTCGTGGGATTACACAAACAACAGCCAAAGAATTAGCCCAATTTGGTATTACAGTCAATGCTTTTGCACCAGGAATTGTCAAAACACCTATGATGTGGGATATTGCTCATGAAGTCGGTCAAAATGCTGGTAAAGATGATGACTGGGGAATGGCACAATTCTCAGATGGTATTGCACTAGATCGTTTGAGTGAACCAGAAGAAATTGCTAGTGTCGTCGGTTTCTTGGCTAGTGATGATTCAAATTATGTGACCGGCCAAACAATTATTGTTGATGGTGGTATGGTGTTCCGTTGA